The Halocalculus aciditolerans nucleotide sequence CCGAGCCGCGTGACTCCGAGGCGAAGCCCCGCGAGCCGGAGGCGGAACGGCGCGAGCCCGAAGCGGAGCGACGAGAGCGCCGCGCGCCCCGGAGAGACGCCGAGCCGCGTCGAGAGGCGGAATCTCGTCAGGAGGCCGAGCCGCGCCCGGAATCACGCCGTCGCGCGCCCCGCCGCGAGGCGGAACCGCGTCGCGACCCACGTGCTCGTCGTGCACCTCGCTACGAAGCCGAACCCCGCCGCGAGCCGCGTCAGGAAGCCGAACCTCGCCGCGAGGCGGAGCCACGCCGCGAACCGCGCGCCCGCCGCGCACCCCGCTACGAGGCAGAGCCGCGCCGCGAACCGCGCGCCCGCCGCGCACCCCGCTACGAGGCAGAGCCGCGCCGCGAACCGCGCGCCCGCCGCGCACCCCGCTACGAGGCAGAGCCGCGCCGCGAACCGCGACCCCGTGCGCCCCGTCGAGAAGCCGAACCCCGCCGGGAGGCCGCGCCACGCCGCGCGCCCAGCCGAGACGCAGCGCTGCGTCGCGAACCAGTACCGCGCCGCGAATCCCGCGCCCGCCGTGCGCCACGTCGGGAAGCCGAACCCCGCCGCGACACACGGCGTCGCGCACCGCGCGCCGAGAGCCAATCCCGCCGCGCGCCGCCCGCGTCCACCCAGCGCGCGGAGCCCCGAAGCGATCTACGCCGCGAACAGGAACCCGAGCTGAGCCCGCGCCAGCGGAGCGCCCGCGAACGCGGCCGCTCGAACCGCCGCGCCGCCGCACAAGTCCCCGACGTCGACGTCGTCGACATGCCCGACCGCGTCCGCGTCTTCGCCGACCTCCCCGGCTGCGACCGCGACCGCATCCAGCTCCGCGCGAACGACAACCAACTCCGCATCGAAGCCGAACGCGAAGACCCCGTCAACGACCGCCGCGCCCACCGCCACGAACGCGCCCCCACCATCGAGCGCACCATCGACATCCCCACGCGCGCGAACATCGACGAAGCCGAAGCCGCCTACGAGAACGGCGTCCTCCGCATCGACCTCCCGAAACGCGAGGAAGAGAAAGAACGAACCATCGGCTTCGAATAACGCGGCACACCCCACGGCGACTCACTCGTTCTTTCACGACCATGACCGTGTGAAGCGACGCATTAGCGAGGGGAATCACGGTCGATCGCAGCAGCACAGTTCGTGAGTGTTGCGACCCTGCTCGATATGCCGTCTCTGCCTCCCGACGTCACAGTTACCACTGGAACACTACCAGAAAGCCAGGCAAAACACGTCAAGGTACTTTCATAGCCCTGGGCGGATTCGAACCGCCGTCAACGGCTCCAAAGGCCGCTATGATTGGCCGCTACACCACAGGGCTGCAATTCTTGTCGGTCGTGTTTATTGTCATCGGCGCGTCGACGACACGACCTAATTATTCGGTTGGGATGCGGCGTATTATGAGTTACGAGAAGATTATGTCTCGTCAGAGAGTACAACTGTTCCGCGTTCAACTTTCATGTGACAGCTCCTGCATAGCGAGACGAGATTCGAGAGGACGTGAGAGTCCTGTGGATCGTCGAACTCCCGAACAGGTGTGAGATGATGAACGTCGGGCTCCTGTCCGAGTTCATCCCGGGCCGAGCCACAGTTCTGGCACGCGTGGTCGTCTCGCTCCAGTGTCTTGCGACGGGCTTCCCGCCACCTCCCGCTGTACACGTTCGGATCGACTCCGGGACCGAGTTCTTCCGACATCCACGAGTAGAGGCAATCACAAGAGCAGAATCGGCCCTGTCCACGGTCTCGTTCGGATTGCAGCACGACTAGCTCTGCCTCGCAGTAATCGCACTCTCTAGTGATGCGCGGTGCTTCGTTGATCTCATACGAGGGAGTACCCAAGAACTCGTCCGCCGCCGCCACGCAGTCGGGACAGTAGACGCCGTCCTTGTCCGAGGGGTAGTAGTCGAACTCGCTGCCGCACTGCCGGCACTCAGTGGTTTCTTTCGCGTCGCGGTAGTTCCCGTTGTGTTCACCGGCGTTGGGGTTGCAGTCGTCGCAGAACTCGCGTCGAGCTTTTGGGTCGTAGAATTCGACGTCGCATCCCGTACAGGTCCGGTTGGGGAGTGGGTCGCCGTGGACTTTCGTGTGGTGTTGGCGGACGCCCTGCTCCGTTCGGAGAGGTGTTCCGCAGGTCGGACAGTCCATCACGCGCTAGTTCGTCGGAATAGTCGATAATCCCTCGGGCGGGTCCGGAGATGGGGGTGAGTACGTGGGGTTCGGGCGAGAAGGCCGAGAGAACGCGCGGTCAGTCGCCGGCTTCGAGTTCGTCGCAGGTGCCGGCGAGGTGGCAGCAGGCGTCGGCGTCGGGGTCGAAGCATTCGGGGCAGTCGGGTTCGCGGTCGACGAGCATGTCGAGCCGGTCGGCGACGGTTTCGTCGATGACGGGTTCGAGTTGGCGGGCTTCGCTCCGGTAGTCCTGGACGTCGAGGACGTTCGTGAGGAAGCGTTCGAGGATGCAGTAGGTCTGGAGGGCGTCGACGGCGCGGCCTTCGCCGTCGGCGGTGAGGGTCGCGCCCTTGTACTTCTCGTGTTCGACGAGGCCGCGGTCTTCGAGTTTCCCGACCATCTCGTTCGCGGAGGCCGGGGAGACGTCGAGTTGGTCGGCGAGCGCGCCCGTGGAGGCGGGGCCGCCGCTCGCCTGCTGAACGAGGAAGATGGCCTTGAGGTACTGGTCGGCCGAGTTCATGCGAACCACCCCGTGGTGAGTGTGAGCACGCTAGACGCATGCGTCCAGCGACGGTTCATTCGCGTCCCTCCATGAGTTCGGCGACTTCTTCGACGCCGGCGGCTTCGTCCTCGCGGATGTCGCGGAGGACGGAGAGGAGTTCGCCGCGGTCGACGGCGAATTCGGCGTCGGACGCTTCGACGGCGTCGATGAGGTCGTCGTAGAACTTGTACGCGGTCTCTTCGCCGTTGAGCTGGTCGTAGAGCACGTCGTCGAATCCCTCCGGGCCGTCCTGTGAGTATTTCTCGCCGACGAGCGCTTCGACCGTCTCCGGGTCGACGCTCTCGGCGTTCAGCTGCTCGATGAGCGCTTCGAGGCGGTGGCGGTGCGCCGCCGACTCCTCGCGCGCCTCCGAGAGGAGCTCCTCGATGGCGTCGTCGCGCTCCGCGGCGGGGAGGCGCTGGTAGTTCCGGTGTGCGCGCACCTCGACGACTTCTTCGAGCACGACGCCTATCTGGAGGAGTCGTGCGAGCTGGGCGTCCGACTCGACCGACGCGGCCCCCACGCTCACGCTCGGCCACCTCCGGCGGGTCGCCCGCCGGCGACCCCGTGCGTCGGCCGGGCGGGTTCGACGGACCGACCGGTTCCTCGTCCGCAGTTCATACACTTGTCTCGGAGAGTCGAACGCTTAAACGGTTCCCTCCGCGCCGACCGCCGAGAGCCCGCGATGGCCGTTGACGTCGACCGAAGCTCGTCGCCGACGACGAACGGGACCGACGTCAACGGAAACCGGCGACGCCGCGGCTGCGTACAGTGACTGATAAAAACGGAGCGCGTCGAAACAGAGCGAACGGAAAGAGGAGAGACAGCCGCGAGCGCTACTGGTGGAGGCGCTCGTGGATGCGCTCTTGGAGGTCGTCGCGGAGTTCGTCGACTTCGACCTCGTCGAGGACGGGGACGAAGAAGCCCTCGACGAGCATGTTCTTCGCCGTCCCTTCGGGGATGGCGCGCCCCTCCATGTAGAAGAGGTCCTCCTGGTCGATCTGGCCGACCGTGGCGGAGTGGGAGGCCTCGGTGTCGTGGTTGTTGATGATGAGCTTCGGGGAGGCGTCGGCCTCGCTCTCATCACTGAGCATGAGGGTGTTCTCTCGCTGGTAGGAGGAAGTGTCCCACGCCATCTCGCCGACGTCCTGCACGCCCTCGTAGACCGAGCGCGCCTCGTCGTCGATGACGCCGCGCGTCACGAGGTCGGCGGTCGTGTGCTCGGCGCGGTGCCAGACCTTCGAGTCGAGGTCGAAGTGCTGGTCGTCGTGGCCGAAGAACGCGCCGACGATCTTCGTCTCCGAGGACTCCCCCTCGAGGAGCGTGGAGACGGCGGTCTTCGTGAGTCGGCTGCCGAGGTTGCCCTCGATCCAGTTCACGGTCGCGTACGTGTCCGTCACGCCGCGCTTCATCGTGAAGTTGTACGTGGACTGGTCGAAGTCCTGCAGGCTCCCGTACTGGATGTACGAGTTCTCGCCCGCGACGGCCTCGACGATACCCGAGTAGTACCGGTTCTCGGCGTCGACCTCGTCGCTCGCGGTTTCACCGCTCGCACTTCCCGAGGCGCGTCGCACCTCGTCGCCGGTGTCCTGCCGCTCCAGAATGGTGACGGACGCGCTCGTGTCCGTGACGACGAGCGTGTAGTTGAACAGCGACTGACCGTTCATCGTCGTCCGGATCTTCACGTCCTCCGCGTCCGTACTACTGGGGACGTAGACGAGCGTGCCGGTGGTGAAGAGCGCGGTCGAGAGCGCCGTCAGGCGGTTCTCGTCGGGCGCGATGACGCTCCCGAAGTGCTCCTCAACTATTTCGGAGAGGTCGGCGTCGTTGAACGCCTCGTGGAACGGCACGACCGTCGCCTGGTCGTCGCCCTCCCACTCTTTCTCTTCTGTTTGGTCGAACGGCTCGACGAGCGAGTCGTAGTCGAGGTCCTCGAGGTCCGTCCACTTCCGCCCGGGCGTCTGAATGACGCTCGGGTAGTCGAGGTCATCGAGCTGGTCGAGCGCGTCGAGACGCGTCTCCAGAAGCCACTCCGGCTCGCCGCGCTCCTCGCTGATGCGGCGAACGGTCTCCTCGTCGACGCCCGCGCTGAAGGTTTTCGCCTCGCTCATCCGAGACTCCCCTCCATCTCCAGTTCGATGAGGCGGTTCAGCTCGACCGCGTACTCGATCGGGAGCTCTTCCGTGATCGGCTCGATGAAGCCGGCGACGATCATCTGCTTCGCGTCGTCGTCGTCCAGTCCGCGCGACTGGAGGTAGAAGACGTCCTCGTCGCCGATTTTACCCACAGTGGCCTCGTGGGCGACGTCGACTTTGGACTCGTTGATCTCCATGTACGGCATCGTGTCCGACGTCGACTCGTTGTCGAACATGAGCGCGTCACACTCGACGCTCGTGCTGGAGTTCTCCGCGCCGTCCGCGATGTGGACGAGACCGCGGTAGTTCGTCCGGCCGCCGTCCTTACTGATGGACTTGGACTCGATGGTGGACTTCGTCTCCGGGGCGTTGTGGTAGACTTTCGCGCCGGTGTCGATGTCCTGCCCGTCGCCCGCGAAGGCGATGGTGATGTGGTTGTCCGTCGCGCCCCGGCCCTTCAGGATACTGCAGGGGTAGAGCATCGTCGCCTTCGACCCCATGCTGCCGGAGACCCACTCCATCGTCCCGTTCGATTCGACGATGGCGCGCTTCGTGTTGAGGTTGAACGTGTTCTTCGACCAGTTCTGGACGGTCGAATACTGAACGTGGGCGTCCTCCTTCACGAAGACTTCCACGCCGCCGCTGTGGAGGTTGTGCGTGCCGTACTTCGGCGCGCTACAGCCTTCGATGTAGTGGACTTCGCTGCCTTCCTCGGCGATGATGAGGGTGTGCTCGAACTGGCCCATCCCCTCGGAGTTCATCCGGAAGTAGGCCTGCACGGGCATGTTCACCGTCACGTCCTCGGGGACGTAGACGAACGAACCGCCGGACCAGACCGCGCCGTGGAGCGCCGCGAACTTGTTGTCGCTCGGCGGGACGCACTTCGTCATGAAGTGCTCCTTAACGATTTCCTCGTGCTCCTGGACGGCCTCGTCCATGTTGCAGAAGATGACGCCCTTCTCCTCCCAGCGCTCCTGCATGTTCTGGTAGACGACCTCGGACTCGTACTGCGCGCCGACGCCCGAGAGCGCCTTCCGCTCCGCCTCGGGAATCCCGAGTTTCTCGAAGGTGTCCTGGATGTCCTCAGGGAGGTCGTCCCAGGACTCCGCGCCGCTGCGCTGGTCGACGTCCGGCCGGATGTACGGCACGATCTCCTCGACGTCGAGCTCGGACAGGTCCGGCTGGCCCGGCCAGTCCGTCGGCATCGGCATCTTCTGGTACTGCTTGAGCGCGCGAAGGCGGCGCTCCAGCATCCACTCCGGTTCGTCTTTGTCCTCGGAGATGAGACGAATCGTCTCCTCCGTCAGGCCCTTCCCGGACGTGAACGCCGAGCTCTCCTCCTTCTTGAACTCGAAGCGCTTCTCCGTGTCTGTGTCTTTTAGGTGGTCTTCTGAACTCATAGTGGTGTACTCTCGTTAGGCCGCGTTGTAGACCTGGTCGCGCACCCAGTCGTACCCCTTGTCTTCGAGCTCCTCGGCGAGCTCGGGACCGCCCTCTTTGACGATCTCGCCGTCGAGCATGATGTGGACGGTGTCGGGTTCGATGTAGTCGAGGATGCGCTGGTAGTGCGTGATCTGGAGGACGCCGGTGCCCTGCTCGTCGCGGAGGGCGTTGACGCCGTTCGCGACGTCCTGGAGGCGGTCGATGTCCAGCCCGGAGTCGATCTCGTCGAGCACCGCGATGGCGGGCTCGAGGATGGCGGCCTGCAGGACCTCGTTCTGCTTCTTCTCACCGCCGGAGAAGCCCGCGTTCAGGTAGCGCTGTGCGAACTTCTCGTCCATGTCGAGGAGCTCCATCTTCTCCTTCAGGAGCTGCTGGAACTCGGCGACGCCGACCTCGCCCTCGTCGTAGTCGCCTTCCATCGGACTCGTGTCGTAGCCCGCTTCCTCTTCTTCTTCGTCGTCGTCGTCCTCGCCGAAGAGGAGCTCTTCGCGCTCCTCGATCTTCGCGTTCAGCGCGGTGCGGAGGAAGTTCGTCATCGTGACGCCCTCGATCTCCGCCGGATACTGGAACGCGAGGAACACGCCGAGCGCCGCGCGCTCGTTCGGCTCCAGGTCGAGGAGGTCCCACGTGCGCGCGTCGTCGGGGATTTCGTCGACGTCACCGAAGTCGTCGTCGTCGAGGTGCAGGAGGACCTCGCCCTCCGTGACCTCGTACGCCGGGTGGCCCGCGATAATCTTCGACGTCGTGGACTTCCCGCTCCCGTTCGGCCCCATCAGGGCGTGGATTTCGCCCGAAGCGACCTCGAGGTCGACGCCGTTGAGGATCTTCTCCCCTTCTTCCGCTACTTCCGCGTGGACGTTCTTCAGCTCTAGCGTAGCCATTGATTAGGTCATCCGAAACCTAGCGGTTGAGGGGGATAATGGTTACGCATCGACCCCCACGTCTTCGACCTCTAGAAAAATTATTTTGCTGTACGGAAACACGGTGCCGCCTCCGGAGGCGGCGTGGAGAGAACTGCTGGCTCCGCAACGACGAAGCC carries:
- a CDS encoding Hsp20/alpha crystallin family protein; the encoded protein is MPDRVRVFADLPGCDRDRIQLRANDNQLRIEAEREDPVNDRRAHRHERAPTIERTIDIPTRANIDEAEAAYENGVLRIDLPKREEEKERTIGFE
- a CDS encoding HNH endonuclease, translating into MDCPTCGTPLRTEQGVRQHHTKVHGDPLPNRTCTGCDVEFYDPKARREFCDDCNPNAGEHNGNYRDAKETTECRQCGSEFDYYPSDKDGVYCPDCVAAADEFLGTPSYEINEAPRITRECDYCEAELVVLQSERDRGQGRFCSCDCLYSWMSEELGPGVDPNVYSGRWREARRKTLERDDHACQNCGSARDELGQEPDVHHLTPVREFDDPQDSHVLSNLVSLCRSCHMKVERGTVVLSDET
- a CDS encoding metal-dependent transcriptional regulator, whose product is MNSADQYLKAIFLVQQASGGPASTGALADQLDVSPASANEMVGKLEDRGLVEHEKYKGATLTADGEGRAVDALQTYCILERFLTNVLDVQDYRSEARQLEPVIDETVADRLDMLVDREPDCPECFDPDADACCHLAGTCDELEAGD
- a CDS encoding ferritin-like domain-containing protein yields the protein MSVGAASVESDAQLARLLQIGVVLEEVVEVRAHRNYQRLPAAERDDAIEELLSEAREESAAHRHRLEALIEQLNAESVDPETVEALVGEKYSQDGPEGFDDVLYDQLNGEETAYKFYDDLIDAVEASDAEFAVDRGELLSVLRDIREDEAAGVEEVAELMEGRE
- the sufD gene encoding Fe-S cluster assembly protein SufD, coding for MSEAKTFSAGVDEETVRRISEERGEPEWLLETRLDALDQLDDLDYPSVIQTPGRKWTDLEDLDYDSLVEPFDQTEEKEWEGDDQATVVPFHEAFNDADLSEIVEEHFGSVIAPDENRLTALSTALFTTGTLVYVPSSTDAEDVKIRTTMNGQSLFNYTLVVTDTSASVTILERQDTGDEVRRASGSASGETASDEVDAENRYYSGIVEAVAGENSYIQYGSLQDFDQSTYNFTMKRGVTDTYATVNWIEGNLGSRLTKTAVSTLLEGESSETKIVGAFFGHDDQHFDLDSKVWHRAEHTTADLVTRGVIDDEARSVYEGVQDVGEMAWDTSSYQRENTLMLSDESEADASPKLIINNHDTEASHSATVGQIDQEDLFYMEGRAIPEGTAKNMLVEGFFVPVLDEVEVDELRDDLQERIHERLHQ
- the sufB gene encoding Fe-S cluster assembly protein SufB is translated as MSSEDHLKDTDTEKRFEFKKEESSAFTSGKGLTEETIRLISEDKDEPEWMLERRLRALKQYQKMPMPTDWPGQPDLSELDVEEIVPYIRPDVDQRSGAESWDDLPEDIQDTFEKLGIPEAERKALSGVGAQYESEVVYQNMQERWEEKGVIFCNMDEAVQEHEEIVKEHFMTKCVPPSDNKFAALHGAVWSGGSFVYVPEDVTVNMPVQAYFRMNSEGMGQFEHTLIIAEEGSEVHYIEGCSAPKYGTHNLHSGGVEVFVKEDAHVQYSTVQNWSKNTFNLNTKRAIVESNGTMEWVSGSMGSKATMLYPCSILKGRGATDNHITIAFAGDGQDIDTGAKVYHNAPETKSTIESKSISKDGGRTNYRGLVHIADGAENSSTSVECDALMFDNESTSDTMPYMEINESKVDVAHEATVGKIGDEDVFYLQSRGLDDDDAKQMIVAGFIEPITEELPIEYAVELNRLIELEMEGSLG
- a CDS encoding ABC transporter ATP-binding protein — encoded protein: MATLELKNVHAEVAEEGEKILNGVDLEVASGEIHALMGPNGSGKSTTSKIIAGHPAYEVTEGEVLLHLDDDDFGDVDEIPDDARTWDLLDLEPNERAALGVFLAFQYPAEIEGVTMTNFLRTALNAKIEEREELLFGEDDDDEEEEEAGYDTSPMEGDYDEGEVGVAEFQQLLKEKMELLDMDEKFAQRYLNAGFSGGEKKQNEVLQAAILEPAIAVLDEIDSGLDIDRLQDVANGVNALRDEQGTGVLQITHYQRILDYIEPDTVHIMLDGEIVKEGGPELAEELEDKGYDWVRDQVYNAA